From the Tripterygium wilfordii isolate XIE 37 chromosome 6, ASM1340144v1, whole genome shotgun sequence genome, one window contains:
- the LOC120000968 gene encoding heavy metal-associated isoprenylated plant protein 45-like isoform X2 translates to METVEFKVEMVGIHEKRLRKCLSKLKGIDKVEVDANSQKVVVTGYVHRNKILKAIRRGGLKADFWSAQNELLNAYASASYGSLRFSNFNFF, encoded by the exons ATGGAG ACAGTTGAATTCAAGGTGGAGATGGTTGGCATACATGAGAAAAGGCTCAGGAAATGCCTCTCCAAGCTGAAAG GAATAGATAAAGTGGAGGTGGATGCAAACAGTCAGAAAGTGGTGGTGACAGGGTATGTCCACAGAAACAAGATTCTTAAGGCCATAAGAAGAGGAGGCCTCAAAGCTGACTTCTGGTCTGCACAAAATGAACTCCTCAATGCTTATGCTAGTGCCAGTTATGGAAGTCTCAGATTCAGCAACTTCAACTTCTTCTag
- the LOC119999577 gene encoding cinnamoyl-CoA reductase 1-like gives MRALNRSVVTSLTISANQKKRGILIRSISSSQMALDKGRVCVTGAAGFIGSTVVKLLLSKDFKVHGTVRDPLLVDESYDHLEKLDKASENLTVFKADLLDYSSLYSAIAGCNGVIHIASPVPSSTTTNPEVEVFEPAVKGTLNVLKACFEAKVKRAVVVSSEGAVLMNPGWPKGKVKDETCWSDREYCRKTNNWYFLSKTEAEIQAMEYAKKTGLDVVTICPTLVLGPILQSRVNASSLILIKLLKEGYETTANRLRMIVDVRDVAEALLLLYEKPEAEGRHICTAHPIMTRDLVEKLKSIYPNYNYPKNCTDEDDQEQQTSEKLQKLGWTFRPLEETLIDSVESYRKAGILD, from the exons ATGAGAGCTTTGAATCGTTCGGTAGTAACCTCACTCACAATCAGCGCTaaccaaaagaaaaggggaaTTCTTATTCGATCCATCTCTAGCTCTCAAATGGCGTTGGACAAGGGGAGAGTTTGTGTTACGGGAGCTGCTGGTTTCATTGGTTCCACGGTCGTCAAGCTTCTCCTTTCTAAGGACTTCAAAGTTCATGGAACTGTTAGAGACCCTT TACTGGTGGATGAGAGTTATGATCACTTGGAGAAGCTTGACAAGGCATCGGAGAACCTGACAGTCTTCAAGGCCGATCTACTAGATTACAGCTCCCTTTACTCTGCAATTGCAGGATGCAATGGAGTCATTCATATTGCTAGCCCCGTTCCTTCCTCCACTACAACAAACCCTGAG GTGGAAGTTTTTGAGCCTGCAGTGAAGGGCACACTAAATGTACTGAAAGCATGCTTTGAAGCCAAGGTCAAGCGAGCTGTTGTTGTGTCCTCAGAAGGTGCCGTGTTAATGAATCCTGGATGGCCCAAGGGTAAAGTGAAGGATGAGACTTGCTGGTCTGATAGAGAGTATTGCAGAAAAACCAAC AACTGGTATTTTCTCTCAAAAACGGAAGCCGAAATTCAAGCTATGGAGTATGCCAAAAAAACTGGGCTTGATGTTGTTACCATTTGTCCTACCCTAGTTTTGGGGCCAATTCTTCAGTCCAGGGTGAATGCAAGTAGCTTGATTCTGATTAAGCTTTTGAAAG AAGGTTATGAGACAACGGCGAATAGGCTCCGGATGATTGTAGATGTGCGAGATGTGGCTGAAGCATTACTTCTGCTGTATGAGAAACCTGAGGCTGAAGGCAGACACATATGCACAGCACATCCCATCATGACCCGGGATCTGGTTGAGAAACTAAAAAGTATTTATCCAAACTACAATTACCCGAAGAA TTGCACTGATGAGGATGATCAAGAACAGCAGACTTCAGAGAAGTTGCAGAAGTTGGGCTGGACTTTTCGGCCATTGGAGGAAACCCTCATTGATTCTGTTGAAAGCTACCGAAAAGCTGGAATCTTGGACTAA
- the LOC119999579 gene encoding cinnamoyl-CoA reductase 1-like isoform X1: MALEKGRVCVTGAGGFLGSWVVKLLLSKDFIVHGTVRDPLDEKYAHLKKLDKASENLKLFKADLLDYSSLYSAIVGCDGVFHVASPVPSSTESNPKVQVEVLEPAVKGTLNVLKSCFEAKVKRAVVVSSAAAVSMNPRWPKRQVKDETCWSDKEYCRKTNNWYSLSKTEAESEALEYAKKTGLDVVTICPTLIFGPLLQSKMNASSLALIKLMKERYETTVNRLRMIVEVRDVAAALLLVYEKPEAEGRYICTAHPVTTRDLVEKLKSIYPNYNYPKNYTDEDDGGLLTSEKLQRLGWTFRPLEETLVDSVESYRKAGILD; encoded by the exons ATGGCGTTGGAGAAGGGGAGAGTTTGTGTGACGGGAGCTGGAGGTTTCCTTGGTTCGTGGGTAGTCAAGCTTCTCCTCTCTAAGGACTTCATTGTTCATGGAACTGTCAGAGACCCAT TGGATGAGAAGTATGCTCACTTGAAGAAGCTTGACAAGGCATCAGAGAACCTGAAACTCTTCAAGGCGGATCTACTGGATTACAGCTCCCTTTACTCTGCAATTGTAGGATGCGATGGAGTCTTCCACGTTGCTAGCCCCGTTCCTTCCTCCACTGAATCAAACCCTAAG GTCCAGGTAGAGGTTCTCGAGCCCGCTGTGAAGGGCACGCTAAATGTACTGAAGTCATGCTTTGAAGCCAAGGTCAAGCGAGCTGTTGTCGTGTCCTCAGCAGCTGCTGTATCGATGAATCCTAGATGGCCCAAGCGTCAAGTAAAGGACGAGACTTGCTGGTCTGATAAAGAATATTGCAGAAAAACCAAT AACTGGTATTCTCTCTCAAAAACAGAAGCTGAAAGTGAAGCTTTGGAGTATGCAAAGAAAACTGGGCTTGACGTTGTGACCATTTGTCCTACCCTCATTTTTGGGCCACTGCTTCAGTCCAAAATGAATGCAAGTAGCTTGGCTCTAATTAAGCTTATGAAAG AACGTTATGAGACAACGGTGAATAGGCTCCGGATGATTGTAGAGGTGCGAGATGTGGCCGCAGCACTACTTTTGGTATATGAGAAACCTGAGGCTGAAGGCAGATACATATGCACAGCACACCCTGTCACGACCCGGGATCTGGTTGAGAAACTGAAGAGTATTTATCCAAACTACAATTACCCCAAAAA TTACACTGACGAGGATGATGGAGGGCTGCTGACTTCAGAGAAGTTGCAGAGGTTGGGTTGGACTTTTCGGCCATTAGAGGAAACCCTCGTTGATTCCGTTGAAAGCTACCGGAAAGCTGGAATCTTGGACTAA
- the LOC120000968 gene encoding heavy metal-associated isoprenylated plant protein 45-like isoform X3 yields the protein MTVEFKVEMVGIHEKRLRKCLSKLKGIDKVEVDANSQKVVVTGYVHRNKILKAIRRGGLKADFWSAQNELLNAYASASYGSLRFSNFNFF from the exons ATG ACAGTTGAATTCAAGGTGGAGATGGTTGGCATACATGAGAAAAGGCTCAGGAAATGCCTCTCCAAGCTGAAAG GAATAGATAAAGTGGAGGTGGATGCAAACAGTCAGAAAGTGGTGGTGACAGGGTATGTCCACAGAAACAAGATTCTTAAGGCCATAAGAAGAGGAGGCCTCAAAGCTGACTTCTGGTCTGCACAAAATGAACTCCTCAATGCTTATGCTAGTGCCAGTTATGGAAGTCTCAGATTCAGCAACTTCAACTTCTTCTag
- the LOC120000011 gene encoding SWI/SNF complex subunit SWI3B isoform X1, producing the protein MAMPSKSPINVPPPQGSYAPTVPHPPVKPEISSTSTTGVTNPRPPPPPPSSDADVIHVPSYSRWFSWNATHECEVRFLPEFFDSRSPSKNPRVYRYYRNSIIKLFRENPARKLTFTEARKTLVGDVGSIRRIFDFLEAWGLINYSPSALNKPLRWEEKETKGQSSGAAGDVGVASFDSSSQVNRESTKRLCSGCKSVCSIACFACDKYDLTLCARCYVRGNYRVGVNSSDFRRVEISEETKADWTEKDTLLLLEAVVHFGDDWRRVAHHVGGRSEKDCVNHFIKLPFGEEFSGYLDSGKMDNKCHQMKDQRTAESGLESIGVSSPSKRMRLTPLADASNPIMAQAAFLSALAGVEVAEAAARAALTAASGTDSKTGVGVPGILARNTRQQEADIASNGDTSPTTMGGASVEAKSMLEKEEQDLERAISGIVEVEMKEIQDKIVRFEELDLQMEKERQQLEQMKNQLFADKLSLLFPTSSSPNAGEVLVDSLRTD; encoded by the exons ATGGCCATGCCCTCGAAGTCACCCATCAATGTCCCACCTCCACAGGGATCCTACGCCCCCACCGTGCCACATCCTCCGGTTAAACCCGAAATTTCCTCCACCTCTACTACCGGTGTGACCAATCCTCGTCCACCGCCACCACCTCCCTCCTCCGACGCTGACGTCATTCACGTCCCCAGCTACTCCC GGTGGTTTTCATGGAACGCCACACATGAATGTGAGGTACGGTTCCTCCCGGAGTTCTTCGATTCGCGGTCGCCTTCAAAGAACCCTAGGGTTTACAGGTATTACCGGAACTCCATAATCAAGCTCTTCAGGGAGAATCCTGCCAGGAAGCTTACATTCACCGAGGCCAGGAAGACGCTGGTTGGGGATGTAGGATCAATTCGTAGGATTTTTGATTTCTTGGAGGCATGGGGTTTGATAAATTACTCTCCTTCGGCTTTGAACAAGCCATTGAGATGGGAGGAGAAGGAGACTAAGGGGCAAAGCAGTGGGGCCGCTGGTGATGTAGGAGTCGCTTCCTTTGATTCTTCTTCCCAGGTGAACAGGGAGAGTACCAAGAGGCTGTGTAGTGGATGCAAGTCCGTATGCAGCATTGCTTGCTTTGCTTGTGATAAG TATGACTTAACTCTGTGTGCACGGTGCTATGTACGTGGCAACTATCGTGTTGGTGTCAATTCTTCAGATTTCAGGCGTGTTGAGATCAGTGAAGAAACTAAGGCAGATTGGACGGAAAAAGACACCTTATTACTGCTGGAAGCCGTTGTGCATTTTGGTGATGACTGGAGAAGAGTTGCGCATCACGTTGGTGGTAGAAGTGAGAAAGACTGTGTCAATCATTTTATTAAGCTTCCATTTGGGGAGGAATTTTCTGGTTACTTAGACTCAGGGAAGATGGATAACAAGTGTCACCAAATGAAGGACCAACGTACCGCTGAATCTGGATTGGAAAGTATTGGTGTATCATCTCCAAGTAAGAGAATGCGTCTTACACCACTTGCAGATGCTAGCAACCCAATAATGGCCCAG GCTGCTTTTCTGTCAGCTTTGGCGGGTGTAGAGGTTGCTGAAGCTGCTGCTCGAGCAGCTTTGACCGCTGCGTCTGGAACAGACTCTAAAACTGGTGTAGGGGTCCCTGGTATACTGGCCAGGAACACTAGACAGCAAG AAGCCGATATTGCATCTAACGGGGACACATCTCCAACTACGATGGGGGGAGCTAGTGTAGAAGCAAAATCAATGCTTGAGAAGGAAGAGCAAGATCTGGAGAGAGCAATTTCAGGAATTGTAGAAGTGGAG ATGAAAGAGATTCAAGATAAGATTGTTCGTTTTGAGGAGTTGGATTTGCAGATGGAAAAAGAAAGGCAACAACTAGAGCAAATGAAGAACCAGCTCTTTGCTGATAAACTTAGCCTTTTATTTCCCACAAGTTCTTCCCCAAATGCTGGAGAAGTATTGGTGGATAGTTTAAGAACAGATTAA
- the LOC120000011 gene encoding SWI/SNF complex subunit SWI3B isoform X2: MAMPSKSPINVPPPQGSYAPTVPHPPVKPEISSTSTTGVTNPRPPPPPPSSDADVIHVPSYSRWFSWNATHECEVRFLPEFFDSRSPSKNPRVYRYYRNSIIKLFRENPARKLTFTEARKTLVGDVGSIRRIFDFLEAWGLINYSPSALNKPLRWEEKETKGQSSGAAGDVGVASFDSSSQVNRESTKRLCSGCKSVCSIACFACDKYDLTLCARCYVRGNYRVGVNSSDFRRVEISEETKADWTEKDTLLLLEAVVHFGDDWRRVAHHVGGRSEKDCVNHFIKLPFGEEFSGYLDSGKMDNKCHQMKDQRTAESGLESIGVSSPSKRMRLTPLADASNPIMAQAAFLSALAGVEVAEAAARAALTAASGTDSKTGVGVPGILARNTRQQADIASNGDTSPTTMGGASVEAKSMLEKEEQDLERAISGIVEVEMKEIQDKIVRFEELDLQMEKERQQLEQMKNQLFADKLSLLFPTSSSPNAGEVLVDSLRTD; the protein is encoded by the exons ATGGCCATGCCCTCGAAGTCACCCATCAATGTCCCACCTCCACAGGGATCCTACGCCCCCACCGTGCCACATCCTCCGGTTAAACCCGAAATTTCCTCCACCTCTACTACCGGTGTGACCAATCCTCGTCCACCGCCACCACCTCCCTCCTCCGACGCTGACGTCATTCACGTCCCCAGCTACTCCC GGTGGTTTTCATGGAACGCCACACATGAATGTGAGGTACGGTTCCTCCCGGAGTTCTTCGATTCGCGGTCGCCTTCAAAGAACCCTAGGGTTTACAGGTATTACCGGAACTCCATAATCAAGCTCTTCAGGGAGAATCCTGCCAGGAAGCTTACATTCACCGAGGCCAGGAAGACGCTGGTTGGGGATGTAGGATCAATTCGTAGGATTTTTGATTTCTTGGAGGCATGGGGTTTGATAAATTACTCTCCTTCGGCTTTGAACAAGCCATTGAGATGGGAGGAGAAGGAGACTAAGGGGCAAAGCAGTGGGGCCGCTGGTGATGTAGGAGTCGCTTCCTTTGATTCTTCTTCCCAGGTGAACAGGGAGAGTACCAAGAGGCTGTGTAGTGGATGCAAGTCCGTATGCAGCATTGCTTGCTTTGCTTGTGATAAG TATGACTTAACTCTGTGTGCACGGTGCTATGTACGTGGCAACTATCGTGTTGGTGTCAATTCTTCAGATTTCAGGCGTGTTGAGATCAGTGAAGAAACTAAGGCAGATTGGACGGAAAAAGACACCTTATTACTGCTGGAAGCCGTTGTGCATTTTGGTGATGACTGGAGAAGAGTTGCGCATCACGTTGGTGGTAGAAGTGAGAAAGACTGTGTCAATCATTTTATTAAGCTTCCATTTGGGGAGGAATTTTCTGGTTACTTAGACTCAGGGAAGATGGATAACAAGTGTCACCAAATGAAGGACCAACGTACCGCTGAATCTGGATTGGAAAGTATTGGTGTATCATCTCCAAGTAAGAGAATGCGTCTTACACCACTTGCAGATGCTAGCAACCCAATAATGGCCCAG GCTGCTTTTCTGTCAGCTTTGGCGGGTGTAGAGGTTGCTGAAGCTGCTGCTCGAGCAGCTTTGACCGCTGCGTCTGGAACAGACTCTAAAACTGGTGTAGGGGTCCCTGGTATACTGGCCAGGAACACTAGACAGCAAG CCGATATTGCATCTAACGGGGACACATCTCCAACTACGATGGGGGGAGCTAGTGTAGAAGCAAAATCAATGCTTGAGAAGGAAGAGCAAGATCTGGAGAGAGCAATTTCAGGAATTGTAGAAGTGGAG ATGAAAGAGATTCAAGATAAGATTGTTCGTTTTGAGGAGTTGGATTTGCAGATGGAAAAAGAAAGGCAACAACTAGAGCAAATGAAGAACCAGCTCTTTGCTGATAAACTTAGCCTTTTATTTCCCACAAGTTCTTCCCCAAATGCTGGAGAAGTATTGGTGGATAGTTTAAGAACAGATTAA
- the LOC119999579 gene encoding cinnamoyl-CoA reductase 1-like isoform X2 — protein sequence MALEKGRVCVTGAGGFLGSWVVKLLLSKDFIVHGTVRDPLDEKYAHLKKLDKASENLKLFKADLLDYSSLYSAIVGCDGVFHVASPVPSSTESNPKVEVLEPAVKGTLNVLKSCFEAKVKRAVVVSSAAAVSMNPRWPKRQVKDETCWSDKEYCRKTNNWYSLSKTEAESEALEYAKKTGLDVVTICPTLIFGPLLQSKMNASSLALIKLMKERYETTVNRLRMIVEVRDVAAALLLVYEKPEAEGRYICTAHPVTTRDLVEKLKSIYPNYNYPKNYTDEDDGGLLTSEKLQRLGWTFRPLEETLVDSVESYRKAGILD from the exons ATGGCGTTGGAGAAGGGGAGAGTTTGTGTGACGGGAGCTGGAGGTTTCCTTGGTTCGTGGGTAGTCAAGCTTCTCCTCTCTAAGGACTTCATTGTTCATGGAACTGTCAGAGACCCAT TGGATGAGAAGTATGCTCACTTGAAGAAGCTTGACAAGGCATCAGAGAACCTGAAACTCTTCAAGGCGGATCTACTGGATTACAGCTCCCTTTACTCTGCAATTGTAGGATGCGATGGAGTCTTCCACGTTGCTAGCCCCGTTCCTTCCTCCACTGAATCAAACCCTAAG GTAGAGGTTCTCGAGCCCGCTGTGAAGGGCACGCTAAATGTACTGAAGTCATGCTTTGAAGCCAAGGTCAAGCGAGCTGTTGTCGTGTCCTCAGCAGCTGCTGTATCGATGAATCCTAGATGGCCCAAGCGTCAAGTAAAGGACGAGACTTGCTGGTCTGATAAAGAATATTGCAGAAAAACCAAT AACTGGTATTCTCTCTCAAAAACAGAAGCTGAAAGTGAAGCTTTGGAGTATGCAAAGAAAACTGGGCTTGACGTTGTGACCATTTGTCCTACCCTCATTTTTGGGCCACTGCTTCAGTCCAAAATGAATGCAAGTAGCTTGGCTCTAATTAAGCTTATGAAAG AACGTTATGAGACAACGGTGAATAGGCTCCGGATGATTGTAGAGGTGCGAGATGTGGCCGCAGCACTACTTTTGGTATATGAGAAACCTGAGGCTGAAGGCAGATACATATGCACAGCACACCCTGTCACGACCCGGGATCTGGTTGAGAAACTGAAGAGTATTTATCCAAACTACAATTACCCCAAAAA TTACACTGACGAGGATGATGGAGGGCTGCTGACTTCAGAGAAGTTGCAGAGGTTGGGTTGGACTTTTCGGCCATTAGAGGAAACCCTCGTTGATTCCGTTGAAAGCTACCGGAAAGCTGGAATCTTGGACTAA
- the LOC120000763 gene encoding protein CUP-SHAPED COTYLEDON 3-like, with translation MLGVEDVDDILSELINGEDPNGLPPGFRFHPTDEELITFYLASKVFNGTFCGVDIAEVDLNRCEPWELPDVAKMGEREWYFFSLRDRKYPTGLRTNRATGAGYWKATGKDREVYSASTAALLGMKKTLVFYRGRAPRGEKTKWVMHEYRLDGDFSYSYKFKEEWVICRIFHKTGEKKNGFLQGHSYLLGPAASFPIITTTSSSSSLPPLLETSTHQKLFMVDHQNHENPDLKYLINTPISQPHELPRTNVFPPSFSVNNSSSLSAAAPSMLIKSLLSSSHQDFTVPKQCKTDANNFSHFQVPPPDDANNLNYWIEKISSNQNPYENPLFLEMGCNFQGSSTAAGKTSATTAHDMSAPVGSQMMLDPPIRIPAGESWPLDL, from the exons ATGTTGGGAGTGGAAgatgttgatgatattttgagtGAGCTCATCAATGGTGAGGATCCTAATGGTTTGCCACCAGGGTTTAGATTCCATCCCACTGATGAAGAGCTCATAACTTTCTACTTGGCTTCAAAGGTCTTCAATGGTACCTTCTGTGGAGTTGATATTGCTGAAGTTGATCTCAACAGATGTGAGCCATGGGAACTTCCAG ATGTGGCAAAGATGGGGGAAAGAGAGTGGTACTTCTTCAGCTTGAGAGACAGGAAGTACCCAACTGGGTTAAGAACAAACAGAGCCACTGGAGCTGGCTACTGGAAGGCCACAGGGAAAGACAGAGAGGTTTACAGTGCTTCAACAGCTGCTTTACTTGGCATGAAGAAAACCCTTGTTTTCTACAGAGGCAGAGCTCCTAGGGGTGAAAAGACCAAGTGGGTCATGCACGAGTACCGTCTAGATGGTGACTTCTCCTACAGCTACAAGTTTAAG GAGGAATGGGTCATTTGCAGGATTTTTCATAAAACTGGGGAGAAGAAAAATGGGTTTCTCCAAGGACATAGCTATCTCTTAGGACCTGCTGCTTCATTTCCCATCATTActactacttcttcttcttcttctctgcctCCATTGCTTGAAACATCCACTCACCAAAAGCTTTTCATGGTTGATCATCAGAACCATGAAAATCCTGACCTTAAATACCTAATCAACACACCTATTTCACAACCTCATGAGCTCCCTAGAACAAATGTGTTTCCACCCTCTTTTTCAGTTAACAACAGCTCATCATTATCAGCAGCAGCACCATCTATGCTCATCAAGTCCCTTCTATCATCATCACATCAAGACTTCACTGTTCCCAAACAGTGCAAGACAGATGCCAATAACTTTTCACATTTCCAAGTACCACCTCCTGATGATGCTAATAACTTGAATTACTGGATAGAAAAGATTAGTAGTAACCAAAACCCATATGAAAATCCCCTGTTTCTTGAAATGGGTTGTAATTTCCAGGGATCATCAACAGCGGCTGGAAAAACTAGTGCTACTACTGCTCATGACATGTCTGCTCCAGTTGGATCCCAGATGATGTTAGATCCTCCTATCAGAATCCCAGCTGGAGAATCTTGGCCATTGGATCTTTAA
- the LOC120000968 gene encoding heavy metal-associated isoprenylated plant protein 44-like isoform X1 gives MYVNVGNSNLQTVEFKVEMVGIHEKRLRKCLSKLKGIDKVEVDANSQKVVVTGYVHRNKILKAIRRGGLKADFWSAQNELLNAYASASYGSLRFSNFNFF, from the exons atgtatgttaATGTTGGTAATTCAAATTTGCAGACAGTTGAATTCAAGGTGGAGATGGTTGGCATACATGAGAAAAGGCTCAGGAAATGCCTCTCCAAGCTGAAAG GAATAGATAAAGTGGAGGTGGATGCAAACAGTCAGAAAGTGGTGGTGACAGGGTATGTCCACAGAAACAAGATTCTTAAGGCCATAAGAAGAGGAGGCCTCAAAGCTGACTTCTGGTCTGCACAAAATGAACTCCTCAATGCTTATGCTAGTGCCAGTTATGGAAGTCTCAGATTCAGCAACTTCAACTTCTTCTag
- the LOC120000012 gene encoding RNA-binding protein 24-A-like encodes MAYKGIQGPSSGSSSSSGFQYLNSPFGDTTYTKVFVGGLAWETQSETMRRYFQQFGEILEAVVISDKNTGRSKGYGFVTFRDPEAARRACADPAPIIDGRRANCNLASLGRPRPPLQYGRGVRPVSPYIGSVQAARGAYIGSFGNPQPLSYSYQQGMMYPPYGYATYGPEYVYPQGVYNPYMQQYLQIYGVPGTVNAAMYPYGQLGQTIPGGHGYTAVQGYATPGHQVVQFGGPGVSAISTPPMPTIQRPYHTGMATPVPAQAQFIVPAPQFMQGSGSDQTAG; translated from the exons ATGGCGTACAAAGGAATTCAGGGACCGAGCTCGGGATCGAGTTCGAGTTCTGGGTTTCAGTACTTAAATTCTCCTTTTGGAGATACCACCTACACCAAGGTCTTCGTCGGGGGACTTGCCTGGGAGACACAAAGTGAAACTATGCGACGATACTTTCAGCAATTTGGAGAGATTCTTGAGGCCGTTGTCATCTCTGATAAGAATACTGGCCGATCCAAAGGCTACGGTTTT GTAACTTTCCGGGACCCTGAAGCTGCTAGGAGAGCCTGTGCTGATCCAGCTCCAATCATCGATGGGAGGCGGGCTAATTGTAATCTGGCTTCTCTTGGGCGACCACGTCCACCTCTGCAATATG GACGCGGCGTGAGACCAGTTAGTCCATACATTGGAAGTGTGCAAGCTGCTCGGGGGGCTTAtattggaagttttggtaaccCACAGCCACTTTCTTACAGCTATCAACAAGGAATGATGTATCCTCCTTATGG GTATGCTACATATGGACCCGAGTACGTGTACCCACAG GGTGTCTACAACCCTTACATGCAACAGTACCTTCAAATATATGGAGTTCCTGGAACTGTTAATGCAGCTATGTATCCTTATGGACAGTTGGGTCAAACCATTCCTGGTGGTCATGGTTACACAGCAGTTCAAGGATATGCAACGCCAGGTCATCAGGTTGTACAATTCGGTGGACCTGGTGTTAGTGCAATAAGTACTCCGCCCATGCCCACAATTCAAAGACCGTATCATACAG GCATGGCAACACCTGTACCAGCACAAGCACAGTTTATAGTTCCTGCTCCTCAGTTTATGCAAGGTAGCGGTTCTGACCAGACAGCTGGGTGA